CTCTTAAACAGGATTTAGACCACAGGACAGTGAATactcagtgtgcatgtgtgtgtgtttgtacctgcgTTGTTGTTTTGGGGAGCTGTGTGGTGTGTTGGATGGAGTGGACTGGGCGGAGGAGTTGTGCCACTCTTCTCTGGCCTCCATGCTCTGGATCTGCAGTTTctgaacagcaacaacaaagcaGGCTTCAGTCTAAAGTAAAATCTTACACGTGTGTTAGATTTAACACCTTTTTCAAAAAGGGGACGTTCACAGGTTTAGAGGCTTAGatgctcgaggctacattagccgtTACTAGCGTAACAGACACGactctctgactgaactgttggCAGTTCAGTTGAATTGTGGGTAattgccaggttttgacaacGAAGAAGAATGCGTGGGataaaaaaagacgatatctctggtttTGCTGTCTCCATTTTGGTTTTTACTTCATTGTGAGAGTATTGATGATTAATTCACATGTCATTTGAAAAACCATATCAATCAGTGAAACAATAGACAATCACAACAAGTGATGCCACACATAGCAACAGCTACATAGCAACAGCTACATAGTAACgataataacaacaatggcAGATCACTCAGTTGggtgtaaaatgaaaacatgttctAATAAATGGATCCTTCTGTCTGAACGCCCGCTAATAAACATATGTGGTCTGTGTGTTAAAGTATCTTACCTGGAGGGATTCGGGGATGCGGTGGTGGTGTCTTGTCTCCTCAGCAGTGAGGCCTTTGTGGGGAGTGTAGCTGGTGTCAGTGAGCCCCGCTCTCTGCTCAAACTTGTACATACTGTCCTGAGTCTGCTctgagagggacacacacaatAGTTTAAAGTGACAATTTATCtttaaaataccaaacattcaaAGCCTTAGAAGGTTGTGGGCATCCTGAATCCCGGTGATTCTGGTGGAGAGAAgttttcatgtaaataaaaaaggtaCCAAATATCCACAGAATCTaaaaaagattcaaaataagtaaataaagtgtttcatCTCACAGAACTCTATTTGGCTCAAAAGTAGAACATCTAtggatgtttttattctgaactTGTCACCATTCATGTTTGAACAATAGACTGTGTGTAGAGTATTACTGTAACATTAGCAAGGCAgataaaaatgaatatgaattcaTAACTTCATAGTTAACCAGCTTGATTTGACTTGAActacaacatttttttctctgaactGAACACAGAAATTATTCATTTCTCAGCTTTGGAActataaatatagaatatcattAACAGACTGTAACATACTGGTGATGAGAGAATTCATGATGACAGAGGAGGCCTTCGCTTTCACTACACTTGGTGACCTGGAGGGGGCGCAACCTGGCCCTGTGGACTGACTCACTGCACCACTGTCATCCTCCtggtggaaaaaacacacacacaccaacatcatcatcatcatcatcatcatcatcatcatcatctacacACTGTATcacactcctcctcttcacgagagcagctgtgtgtgtgtgtgtgtgtgttgtggaggcCCTCACCTCAGCCAGGTGTGTGAACTTCCTGTCTGGTATGATGGGTCGTCTCCACAGGTTGTTGATGCTGATGTCATGGGGGGGCGTGGACATGGGGGCCTCCAGGTTGTCGTCGTAGCTGAGGGCCCGTCGGGTCATCCCGATGGGAAGCTTCATTCCCATCCCGGAGCCCTCTATGGCTGCGGACACAAACAACAGCGTTTCACTCCGAGCTGCACAGTAGTAATGACGgctttttaaagctgttttcattcattcattaaactATTTGTGGAAATATTTTCATGGCTAAGGTTGTCGatattccatatttttcttattgtcaaaaaattccatgaaaagaccaaaaccaacaatgaaacaaagacattttacatcttCAATAGGAACATATGTTCTTGGGGTTGAGTGTCAGAAAAGATAGTGAAGTCATTAAGTATTCAGAGAGGCactaacacattttgttttggtcttcTAATGAAATctgttgacaagaagaaaaatcttCTCCTTTAACATGTCTGgagtaaatgaaaataaatgccTAGTTTGGAACATGCTGCATTAGTAGAgttataaatgttttaatgcatATTGGTTTGCTGTTGTGAAATGCCTGCTACTGCTGCCGTGGGACTTTAAAGAGCCAGTAGTAACAGATATTAATAGATACTGCGAAACAATgtgtgattcagtgtgactCACAGTATGAATGTGTGATCGTGTGGGATTCTAATCCACTCAGACTGGTCGGGTGtgagagacaaaacaatcagTGTAATCCCCTGTTATGTGTGACGCAACATGCTAGTCAGtattttctctgtctggttCAAGTTCAAACTCACAGAAAACATATTGAAGGTTTAGTGAAAAGATGCGCTGGTGAGGCAAAAACCAATTGAAATCAATGTCtcagaaagatgaagaaaactGAGGCGGTGCTTGATTTTGAATATTGAGCCATCAGATTGTACACTCCagggccaaaagtatgtggacacccaaatATCATATCCATATGTGATTTCTGAACATGTAAATTCCAAATCTATGgacattaatctgctgctaaaACAGcatccactcttctggtttcaggctttccaccagattttggagcctggctgcagggatttccTCCCACAACAGCATTAGTGTGGTCCAACTGATGGTGGGTGATGGGGTCTGGCTCGCAGTcggcgttccagttcatcccaaagtTGTTGGATGCCGTTGGGTGGGAAAACCACGTCTTTAAAAAGGAGCTGGCTTTGGGCAAGGGGGCGTTGTCTGTGtgactgttgccacaaagttaaGAGCgcactattgtctaaaatattgTTATATTCTGTGACATTAGGATTTCCCTTCATTGCAACTAACTGGCCTAGTCCAAACCATGAAAAAGAGCCCCACGACAAAACGTTATGACTTCTGCTGCAAGAAATACTCACCTGGTAAGTCCCTTGACCCAGACATGATTTCAGTAAGACAATGAAGAAGATCAACCAGGACAgaacctggaaaaaaaagacagagaggtttCTGCTTTAATTAATCAATATACAGAAGTAATAGAACAAAAGACTCTAGAACTCTAGAAGAGataaagacataaagacagCTGGTGAACAGGCTACTACCTTCCTGCTGCTTTGCTGTGATGTGGACTGGCTGGTGAAGCGGCAGCGGCAACAGTTACATTGGTCTGTCTGAGACACACAAAACCCTCTggcaatgcattgtgggtaagCAGCGAGGCCAGGGAAGCAACTAAAAaggagacagcagaggtcaAAGATCAACAGTGTGACATTCTCATCCAATTTACTTCACTGACTAACATGCTTTCactcttttgacattttgtctttgaaactTAATTTCTCACCaacactttttatatttaatctAAATATAACATATGGTGACAATATTCttaaagaaagtaaaatgtttGGCAGATTTGTAGATAGCCTGTGAAACACATAATAGTTACATTTCCCCTTCATCTGTTagaagaaaataactttttacaAACTGCATGAgaatattttattctttatcaACCTGTTTCAACACACAACGAAACAATAAGATAACTTATATATGGTAAAAATGTTAAACTCATATACATCACTCATTTTGGAATATTTGCAAACTTTAACATTTCCactaaaaaatataaatctgtGGTTTTAAACAATGCTTGCTCTCTTGTGgatttgtaatgtaatgtaatgtattgaCTGGCAGGGTTAAAGATGGGTTCAACTAAATTTTTATAGGCTTAAATAAACATATAGCCGGGGTgttaaagagataaagagaaaaaaaagatataagtGGACATGTAAGACAAAGGGAGCTTGTCCTCTGTTCTAACCAACTGGTGACTGCAGGATTATTCCAGTGGATGATGGCAGACAGGCTGGATTACATaactcctgctgcagcagcagcggggGCGCTGCATCACTGACACACCAGACGTTTACCTCAAAATAAAGGCTTATATTTTGTCTTGTGGGGATGATCGAGCAAGCCTAGCAGTTACACAGTAGACTTATTGCAATTAAATGATGTATGTAATTAGAAGCTACGTGCTTTTTCTGAATACGACTGTGTCAAGCAAATGAATCTTAGCTCgaacattttatataatttcaCTTCAAAATTAAGGAATACAAGATTACACACAccagatcagaaatactttctgTGAAATACACATAcgtgcatacatacacacagacaccaccCTGAACGGTGGCAAATATGTGTGGATATATAGAGAGATGAGGTTAGTGTTTTGAAATAGATGGCAGATGATTTTTGGCTGCTTAGCATTGGTGAACTAAACGAGGTGCGACCTCCATATAACCAGCATGTTGTTTATCCAGTTAGAATTATTAATAGTTTAGTACAATCGCAtcgcaaaaataaaaataatttacagTAGACAGATTTAACGAATTCTGGCAGTTTTACACACGAGGCCGCAGCCACGTACTCGCAAAACTCCATTCATACATTCGGCATTTTAAGGTCTTGATGGTAACAGGTATATCACTGTGTGGTGCCTTGAATTTTCAGATGTTATCATGGTAAATTCAGCAAATATCTGAATCATCAAAGAACATTTATTTCCATGCAATTCGTTCGTTCATGTGCGTTTTGGGAAGGGAggacacacagagcagacagtcataaaataaacatttttactaGAACAGGTACTGCTTGGTGTATTTGAACTCATTCCGAATTGAGGAATGGCTGATATATATTCGTAAAATGTCTTAAGCCGAGTGCATTTAGATACGTCGAAAGAGAAGCGCAGCGTCGTTCAATTATCAATTTTTTGAGTGTAGTTTGGTGGCAGCTAATAGGGTCTCCCCGCAAAAGCTAGCGGAACCAGTCGGCGCTGGAGGACAAGAAGATGCCGAACAGCTGGCGAATGACGACGTTTGAACAACAGTGTTGTCTCTGCCTTATTTTCTCTCACCGGAAGTAATGGCGGCTTCAGAGCGACGACTGAAACATCGGTGACCCTCCAATGTCGACTGGACAGCGCAGAAAACAACGGAGTTGTTGACTAGCAGCCATTATTATGTCCGTTAATCAAAGGCGCTTCCTCGATGGAATCTGAAATTACGTTGCCTGTTCTCGCTGGACATCGCGAGAGTAGTGTTTAAACACGAACACACACGGAcgttattattttaaattaccACGTGTGTGAGCTCCAGTCTCCAAAATGGCTATTTCAtgacagacattttgatttatcatagagaaaatcacaggtgtaacCAATGTCATTAATAATGGCtattgtaaatttaatatatatattgcaaAAACAGTAAAGTGCAGAGTAATGTACACATGTATAGATGcaatatataaataacagtGAGGGGTAGATATGAATAAGTTACAGTATGAGCATGTGCAGCAGTTACAATAGGCAGTGCAGGTAAAGTATAAAAGTAACATTAATAGCAGATATTATATGCAGAATAAACAGCTGGAGGTATGATATGAATACAGTCTCTACATTAtatgtcagacacacagatatgaaCAGTATGCAGCACCTTtaccagctgtaacattaaagTGATATGTACATTAATctataatctaataataatacatatcattctgaaatgggccattctgcataatgactatttttacatttaatgttaGCTAGTGATGTTAATTACTGgtgctaatacttttgtacttcttccaccactgggtaAATGTAGCCTATGTGTTATTGTGCTGTTTCCTGTGACTGATCTCAAACCAGCAACAGatcacttttctctgtctgtatcaTTAGTGGCCGTTTGTCTCCCCCTAGTGGCTGCTTCAGATTCAGCAGCACACCTTGACTccacctgctgtgttttctacAGGTGTCAGCAAAGCTTCAATTCTGTCCATCCCTGACAGCAAATCATGACAATGGAAACTGACATCAAAACTCTTTATTAAAGGCCAAGGACGGGTATGATTAAGtgcagattacacacacacacacacacacacacagacaggagaacCACACACCACACTGTTTTAAGAGCAACCAGGTAGAGCTTTCTATCAGCACCTCCCCCTGAGCCCtcccacctcctgctgcagggCCGTATTTGCATACAGTGGAGCAGAGCGCCTCCCTCAGCGGTTCGGTCTTCCTTTCCATGGAAGGACTCCTCCAACCGGACTTTCCTCTCTAGTTTGCCCAGCACAGCAGGAAGTTAAACTGGGTTCACCTCTCCGCTCCGCCAGCGCTGAACAGAAGCTTCACAGGAAAACAACGTGAGGAACTTGCGTGGTTTTTATCCCGCAGCGACTTATTCGCTTTGAGAAACTTTCTGTTGTTGGAGGGGGGGTCTGAGCTGATCCTCTCCGCCGATTCATCAAGATGTCTGTCCAGACGAGCCAGAAGACGACGACCTACCGGACCGTGAAAGTGGCCTCTCCGGAGACGGTGACCAGCCCGGTGATCTCGCCCGGGCCGGTGTCCCCGCTGCCGTACTCGATGAACGGCTCTTATGAGACGGTGCGGTACCTGGTCCCGATGCAGCAGGCCGTGCAGCAGCAGTCCTACATCCCGGTACAGCAGgccgtgcagcagcagcagtcctaCATCCCGGTACAGCAGGCCGTGCAGCAGCAATACGTCCTCATGCAGCAGCCTATGGTGCAGCAGTCTATGATGCAGCAGATGGTGTCCCCGGTGTACCTGCAGGGTCTGCAACACCTGAGCGTCAGCAGCCAGGAGTCCGACATGATGTaccagcagcagagcacagtGGAGGTGAGGTTCAGCTTGTTaaaaccattattattataagcgAGTCTGGAACTACACTTGTTGGCTCCCCAGGCAGAATGTGACACCAACCTGAACTTGCAAAACAGTAATAAAAGACAACCCCAATGACAAAGAATGTGGTTTATAAGTGGTTTATTGAACCAAAACCAGCATAGACGCTGCTTGAAGTAACCACTGTAACCCAGCAAACCCCCGCAGGCCTGCTGGATTTCCTAAAATTAATTTCACACCAACAATCAACCATCTTTAAACCACCTTTATTACCATCATAAATATCTGCTTAATGAACAAATGTCCTTCTTATGCAAAGTGAAAGTACAAAAACATGAGAAAGTATGACTTAAAATGCTCCTGTGAGATAAAGACATGGTATTATTTCtgatcattttaataaatgtcGTCTGAACTGCATCAACATGGCCTCATGAACAGCTTGATTATTGGGCAGAGTTTGGTGAGGGGCTGTGAAAGACCAGATTGTGGTCTCTGAAACGCTGGCTGCGTGCTCTCTTAAGTAGTCCAGGCTTGATGCTGTTGCTCAGATTTCATGGCCgattctttttaaatgtcagcctCTGTTAAACGTCTGAGATAGCTCATTAGTTCGTCAGTCAGAGGAGGTGAAAACAGAATGAGCCgctctgcagctgtcagaggaACATTAGCAGCGTGAGTTTCCCACATAGCGATGACTTATTGTTTCTGACAGTGAGCGTTGAATTTTCGCAGCCTGATCAATATGTGAACATGATGGACAGAAGGCTGAGCTGGTGCTGTGGCTGACTTACACTTTACTACATAGAGGAGAAAGTACACCTCAAGATCAGACATGATACAAGGCATTTTACACCTGGGTCATTCAGGCATGCTGCCACAAGAACACAGTAATGAAGTGTGATGCATCTTTTCAGTCTGATCAGTTATTTGCtgattttactttgaaagaTATAGAAAAACAGAATCACTGCTCAGAGAGCTTCCTGGCAGCCTTGTGTTTAAGGCCGTAGCATTGCAACTTCCCTGCTTCGATTTTGGCCGGAGACCCTCGTTTGATGTCATCTAGACGAGAGCTGCAGCCATTAATTGatagaaaataaatcagcagctgttttggTTATCGGATAATCGTCATGTTTtcgttccagcttctcagattcagtcaggatttgatgcttttctgtttcatgcatgaaagtaaactgaatatcttgttGGTCAGACATAACAAGACGTGTCAAGACGTTACCTTGGCCTGTGCCAAATTATGTTTactataattatattatatttatttttcaaggctaaaaatgccaaaaacaagaaaaacacagtcatCACCTGTAGTTAGCGCTGTGTATCAAACCCCGATACTTCTGAGGtgctgactgaaatgtgtctgtagtcTGCAGCCGTCAAGGATCATGAGTTATTCAGATTCTCAGGCTTGTTTACTTTCATCAGATACCTCCTGGTTAAAGTCATAATTCTGCTCCTTGTAGACAGTAAATGATGCAGTATAAACACTGATGCAGTTGACAAGTTCAGCTTATTTTGTTaagtagaaaaaaacattttcatctcCATTCATTATGTTTTAAAGTGTTGTAAAGTTTAAGCCACCATTTCCCTCCTTTTTGTCATCTGCTCACATCCTCTGAAGGATTACGTAACTCTTGCCAGTCGACTAACTGATTATGTGACGCTGTGTCACTGTAACGATCGTTATGCCACATTATATCGCCCGTCGCTCTGGCAGCGGTTCAGTCCTGCACCTGCTGAAGTCTCACCTGCTCTGATAAAGAATCACTTCCTGAATGAATGCCTTGGCCTTCGCCCTTTGGATGGTTTACACAAGCTCTCCTCTGTAggctgaaaacatttgaataatatctgcttctcctcttcctcctctgcctctgtgattaaaaaaaatattctttctACTTCTTTCATCAGCTCCTGCTGTTATTTGATCTCTTTCTAGTTTTCAGTGCAGCAGAATCAGTCAGGACTCCCTCTGGAGCTTCCCCTCTTGGCTGCTGGTTTTCCTGATAATTTCCTAATTCAAGTTCATTCTGCAGTTTCTGTCGCAGCACTCGGAGCTAAATTCGCATGGCTTGCTTGATAGGGAAGCGGTGCCACGCCCGGTCTGACTCTGCTGACACGGCACACCCTTACATttgaagacaaacacattcttCCACCTGGTTGGATCACCTCCGCTCAATGAGCGGTTGGACAGCCGGGCTTCTTTCTTGACATCTTTTCAGTGGGTTTTGAGATGTTTTGATGAAGAAgttaatcgtttaagtcatttatcgaacaaaaatgcaacatttcctcatttattGGGATCTGATCTGTTTCTCAGTTTTCTAGATCGTTGTAAATCAAACATCCTTGAGACAAAACGAGCGattttgaagacgtcaccttggactatGGGAggactattttctgactttatCAGTTAGTAGAACAGtaatcaacagatgaatcaataatgaaaataagactTATAGgctgtacatttattttgactgttATTGACTCTGATTGGAGTGACATCAGAGCAGAAGGACAAGTTCAAACACCCTCTTCATACTGTCGGGCACCAGAATCACTCAAGACTGAAGACTTCCTCTGACAGGCTCAAGAGTTGACTTGAAGTcaagttttgagtgaaaacatgtttttcctttttaagttTCGAGTGGAGCCTCACAGCAGTCAAGTCCTCATTTTAGGACTGAAGTCTGAGTCAAGTTCAAGTGTCAAGTCCACAGCTGTGGCAACAAAACAGTTCTATCAAATTGTGgcctgcattttattttcttattttacaaaTTTGTCAATtacgtttggcattttttgaCACAATATTGTAATTTGTGGAGTTGGCCATGAAccctttttgtgtgtaaattaaAACTCTGAGGCAGTAAAGACCTGTAGGTTTAGTTATGGCTGGTTATGGGTAACATGGTTTTAATACCTTTTCTCAAACTAAAGGATGGAGATGATGCCATGTGTCCAGAGGTCCGAGGACTGaggtttattattttctgttcaaaTCTGACCGTCTCGGctttttctctccgtctgttgtttgttatttcaGAGCATCAGCGGACAGTCTTCGTCGGTGTTCAGCCAGTCGTCCAGTCCTGTGAAGAGCCCTGAGCTTGAGGAGGAGGCaaggattcacacacacacacacacacacacaaagcagaagtCTGGCAACCCCACAACTATGTGTCCTTCACTTAGTGAAAACCCACTGAAGCAagtcagtttagtttttttaggtggtgaaattcaaatgaaaacattgtcaaacacagaaataacagaTGCAAATAAAGTTGAGGATAAGCATAAAAAAAGTGTGTAAtcccccccccagcagacacTCAAGGCCAATGACCTGAGCGAACACAACATACTTCCATGCAAATGAGGCGGTAACTTGTCGAGACAAGTGATAATCCCGCGCTCTGAAAACATCACTGTGGATAAGTGAAACTGAGACGGAGGTCTCGCGTCTGCACGGCAGTCTAGTCCTGAAGCTATGCTGCGATTATGGCAAGGCAAAGAAAGCATTGATATACAACAAGATGCAGCGTTCAGATATTAATCCAACAGACACGACTATTTTAGATACATTAGATCACATGGCACACGACTATGAAACTGCGCAGGTGGCATCTGACCATGAAAACTACTGTGGACGGTTAAAACTGGACGATAAGTTTTGTTTCAACTGCATTTCACTGACTGTATATTCAACATGTAGTCAGGATCTGCTCCACATGCTGTTGAAACAATATGTAGGGACGGGaaaagtttgaaatgttttgagttTTACCTTTTTGACACTTTGAGAACACATTTATctgcaaaattaaaaaaaatggagcTTTTTCTTCAGAAcgagaaacaaaaagaaggaagaaaatgcaGAGGGGGTGTGGAGTCCATCTGTTGGTTGAGTGCCGACACACCCATCAGCATGAAGCCTCATCATGGGAACATGTCGGTGTGTGAAAGCACAGTAGCACAACAAGTGtcttcttaaaaaaagaaaaccttctCAGTTCAGCCGGGAAGGTTTACTGAGCCGCTCTCTGCAGCTACGCCCTGCCTCCGCAGTCACACTGTTACAACAGCACTTTGTTCATAATCACAGGACCTTAAACTATCGCAACACTGACAAATCATTCAGGGTGGGTGTAAAAATGGGGTGTGTCCGGCCACCTCCCGGAGGCCTTTGCTGTGGGTGGGTGCATTCCTTTTTGAACCTGCAGCGTCATGTATGTGGCTGTTGTCATAACAGGGAGGTTCTCTGATTTATAGCGACGGCGCTTTGATGCCGTTTTTCTGAGAAAGTCTTCACTGCATTTACGAGTACGACGTAAACGTAACgactttttttattcatttgtaagtgatgattattttaattatcgaTTTAACTGTTTTAGCTTTCCGTTTAATTGTTCACCTTTGTCACCAGTTTTGGAATGAAAACGTGTCATTTATAACACCTGTTTTGATTGTCTGAGCTTCTTGACTGCATAGTTCAAGTCTGGTCTGGTTTGTTCagttcatctttttatttttattaacagAAAAATCTATTTGCAACGAGGCAGTTTCagacacaatacaaacacagtaaaactaTAGTACAGAAGTCCATaataaaactgcaataaatAAGAAGGCTGTGGTTGTTGTGCTATAGTTGAGCTAAGTGGATTTATAAGTGGATAAATGTAGATTTGAACGTGTTATCTCTGACCAGAGGACGGTGCAGGTTGTCTAAGTTTATGTAGTTGAAGAAATGTACAGTGTTGTCATGTTTAGgcacatttgcatgtgtgaTTGTTGGGTCATAAAACTGCAgttgtacagtatttttttttcttgttctttctctttgaGATGTAAAGTCTCTACTTTACTTTGATTACACTCTGAGGTTTCTAGTCTTTCCCCTGACATcacctgcagtgtgtgctgGAGTCACCGCTGCCTCTCACCCCTCTTCAGTCGTGAGTCAGCTGCATCTTCAGGAAATCATTCGGGCTGTCAGGCTTCAGACAGGAATCTGCAGGTCAGCTTCTCTCAGCACTTTTCTTTGGGTGATTTTATTGTTTGGTGAGGACAAAGTCAGATGAAACTCGTTGTCAGGGCGACACGTCGACCACacccctctgtgtttttcctatAGTGGAGTCAGGATTTGATTTATTAGATTTTTCAGTGAAACATCAGAAGCTCTTCTGAGGGTCAGTGTTCCTGTAGTCAGTTAAGCTTTGCTGTTGGATGACTCTCACTCCgcctgaggggaaaaaaaaattctgcttGGGTTATGGTTACTGATGGACCGATTTACCACTCTACTTCATTCGCCTCCATTCAGATTCATATTGCTTTACAAAGTCGGGAGGTTAACCAGGGAACAAGGAAATAAAAGCTGTCAGAAGGTGAAGAGTACTCATTAAACaccacattcattttcatttttgaagtGCAGATATAAGAGCGATAGAGATAATTCACGTAATGTAACGCACCCTGTGGCACCCACAGGTGGATTTGGAGGGCTCCCTCATGACTGTGTTGCGACCCTGCCTACTTTTAGAGCATTTCATTAAGAATGATCACAGCACGATTACAGAAGCCATTAGACAAGTTGTTAATGTGATAAAACTGTCAAGTCCCTTTTTGTGGTCTTTTGACAACAGTGACTGAAAAATATGTTGCCAAAACCAACACGACATGATTGATTAACAATGAGCATCAGTGATGACTGAGTGGAAGGTGTGGTGAACTTACGAAGCCAGAAACCGGCTTTGATTAACTGATTCTTCTCAAGCTCAAACTCACGCCAGAGGTCTGCCGAGATAAAGACGAATACAA
The Enoplosus armatus isolate fEnoArm2 chromosome 13, fEnoArm2.hap1, whole genome shotgun sequence genome window above contains:
- the LOC139295590 gene encoding putative monooxygenase p33MONOX isoform X2, translated to MSGSRDLPAIEGSGMGMKLPIGMTRRALSYDDNLEAPMSTPPHDISINNLWRRPIIPDRKFTHLAEEDDSGAVSQSTGPGCAPSRSPSVVKAKASSVIMNSLITKQTQDSMYKFEQRAGLTDTSYTPHKGLTAEETRHHHRIPESLQKLQIQSMEAREEWHNSSAQSTPSNTPHSSPKQQRRSWFSSTSSEVSISSNSSVDMGDTAAAGGGGGVVERWGVFGPRPAVHKSTSDLGSDPTAAGFALQAYRGAHKPTPMELMKSQSTRLADSPAAQAVAPPKMEIPTVEGRRQGARPHKLKPRDMNVLTPSGF
- the LOC139295590 gene encoding putative monooxygenase p33MONOX isoform X1, with protein sequence MSGSRDLPAIEGSGMGMKLPIGMTRRALSYDDNLEAPMSTPPHDISINNLWRRPIIPDRKFTHLAEEDDSGAVSQSTGPGCAPSRSPSVVKAKASSVIMNSLITKQTQDSMYKFEQRAGLTDTSYTPHKGLTAEETRHHHRIPESLQKLQIQSMEAREEWHNSSAQSTPSNTPHSSPKQQRRSWFSSTSSEVSISSNSSVDMGDTAAAGGGGGVVERWGVFGPRPAVHKSTSDLGSDPTAGFALQAYRGAHKPTPMELMKSQSTRLADSPAAQAVAPPKMEIPTVEGRRQGARPHKLKPRDMNVLTPSGF